The Halichoerus grypus chromosome 14, mHalGry1.hap1.1, whole genome shotgun sequence genome contains a region encoding:
- the CCIN gene encoding calicin, whose protein sequence is MKLEFTEKNYNSFVLQNLNKQRKRKEYWDMALTVDHHVFFAHRNVLAAVSPLVKSLISSNDMKTTDELFITIDPNYLSPATVDQLLDYFYSGKVVISEQNVEELLRGAQYFNTPRLRIHCNDFLIKSIRRANCLRYLFLAELFELKEVSDLAYSGIRDNFHYWASPEGCMHFMRCPPVIFGRLLRDENLHVLNEDQALSALINWVYFRKDEREKYFKKFFNYINLNAVSNKTLMFASNKLMGMENSSAHATLIESVLMDRKQERPSSLLSYQRKGALLDSVVILGGQKAHGKFNDGVFAYIIQENLWLKLSEMPYRAAALSATSAGRYIYISGGTTEQISGLKTAWRYDMDDNSWTKLPDLPIGLVFHTMVTCGGTVYSVGGSIAPRRYVSNIYRYDERKEAWCLAGKMSIPMDGTAVITKGDRNLYIVTGRCLVKGYISRVGVVDCFDTNTGDVVQCITFPIEFNHRPLLSFQQDNILCVHSHRQSVEINLQKIKANKTTTSVPLLPNNCPLDVSHAICSIGDSRVFVCGGVTTASDVQTKDYTINPNAYLLDQKTGEWKTLAPPPEALDCPACCLAKLPCKILQRI, encoded by the coding sequence ATGAAATTGGAATTCACGGAGAAAAACTACAACAGCTTTGTGCTGCAGAACCTGAACAAACAGAGGAAACGCAAAGAGTACTGGGACATGGCCCTGACTGTGGACCACCATGTTTTCTTTGCACATCGCAACGTGCTGGCTGCTGTCTCCCCACTGGTGAAGAGCCTCATCTCCAGCAATGACATGAAGACCACCGATGAGCTCTTCATCACCATTGACCCCAACTACCTGAGTCCGGCCACGGTGGACCAGCTCCTGGACTACTTCTACAGTGGCAAGGTGGTGATCTCGGAGCAGAACGTGGAGGAGCTCCTTCGCGGGGCCCAGTATTTCAACACACCACGCCTTCGAATCCACTGTAACGACTTCCTGATTAAGTCCATCCGCCGTGCGAACTGCTTGCGCTACCTCTTCTTGGCTGAGTTGTTTGAGCTCAAAGAGGTATCAGACTTGGCCTACTCTGGCATTCGTGACAACTTCCACTACTGGGCCAGTCCTGAGGGCTGTATGCACTTCATGCGCTGTCCACCTGTCATCTTTGGCCGCCTGCTTCGAGATGAAAACTTGCATGTGCTCAATGAGGACCAGGCTCTCAGCGCGCTCATCAATTGGGTGTACTTCCGGAAGGATGAGCGGGAGAAGTATTTCAAGAAGTTCTTCAACTACATCAATCTTAATGCCGTCTCCAACAAGACACTGATGTTTGCCAGCAACAAGTTGATGGGCATGGAGAACAGCTCAGCCCATGCAACCCTGATTGAGAGTGTCCTCATGGACCGAAAGCAGGAGAGGCCATCCAGCTTGTTGAGCTACCAGCGGAAAGGGGCCCTGCTTGATTCGGTGGTCATCCTGGGTGGCCAAAAGGCCCATGGCAAGTTCAATGATGGAGTGTTTGCCTACATCATCCAGGAGAACCTGTGGTTGAAGCTGTCAGAGATGCCCTATCGGGCGGCAGCACTTAGTGCCACCTCTGCTGGTCGCTACATCTACATCTCTGGTGGTACCACTGAGCAGATTTCTGGGCTGAAGACGGCTTGGCGGTATGACATGGATGACAACTCCTGGACCAAGTTGCCAGACCTGCCGATTGGGCTTGTCTTCCACACCATGGTGACCTGCGGGGGGACAGTGTACTCAGTGGGTGGGAGCATTGCTCCAAGGCGGTATGTCTCCAACATCTATCGCTATGATGAGCGCAAGGAGGCCTGGTGCCTGGCAGGGAAGATGAGCATCCCTATGGATGGCACAGCCGTGATCACCAAGGGTGACCGGAACCTGTACATTGTCACGGGGCGGTGCTTGGTGAAAGGCTATATTTCCCGGGTTGGAGTGGTGGACTGCTTTGACACCAACACTGGGGATGTGGTCCAGTGTATCACCTTCCCCATTGAGTTCAACCACCGGCCCCTGCTCTCTTTCCAGCAGGACAACATCCTCTGTGTACACAGCCACCGGCAGAGTGTGGAAATCAACCTGCAGAAGATAAAGGCCAACAAGACGACCACCTCGGTGCCTCTCTTGCCCAACAACTGCCCCTTAGATGTGTCCCATGCTATATGCTCCATTGGAGACAGCAGAGTGTTTGTATGTGGGGGCGTCACCACAGCCAGCGATGTCCAGACAAAGGACTACACCATCAACCCAAACGCCTACTTGTTGGACCAAAAGACAGGCGAGTGGAAGACCCTGGCCCCCCCACCGGAGGCACTGGACTGTCCTGCCTGCTGTCTAGCCAAGCTACCTTGCAAGATTCTTCAAAGGATTTAA